GATATCGGGTCTGGGTATCACCGACGTCAACCAGGATCTCTTCGAGAAGGAGGACACGTCTGGCAAGGGCGTAATCCTCCCGTACAGATGGGTGAGTGCGGTCGGAGACATAATACTCGTCAAGGACGTCGTAGAACAGACCGCCGAGACTCCCGAGTAGGAAGATCAGTCGCGTTCTTCCTAACAGAGACTCACCTAATATACCCGATAACTTCCTCGACCACATCATCTACGAAATCAGATCTTAAACTTCCCTGTCTCCTCTCTATGTCCTCGTCGATAGGAGACTGTACTGCCCACGGAAGCACGTAACTCTGAAACGGCACGCCGCCTTCGTTCCAGTTCTCGGACTCGACGGTTAGAGCATCGTCGTAACCGCTCGTGGTGAGAGCCACAGCCATATACTGCTTACTCCGAAAAGGATGGGTTTGGTTGTTGAGTACGAGCCACCGTCTTCCTGCATCTTCGTCTTCCTTGAACGGATCGTCACTCCAGACTACATCACACCGAGTATAACTCATTCAGTCTCCTCTTCGACGGCGTGTTTCAGCCACTCTTCTTTGTCTTCTGTTCCATACCGTTCGTTTAGTGCCTCTGTGATGTTATGTGTCTGCGACGCGCTTTCGAGACGGTCTTTATCGTCGGTTATTGCCCAGTACTCCCCCTTGTGCCTGACTAATCCCTTATCCTGTAATCGGCTGAGTACCGAACCTACCGAGTTAGGGTTTACATCTGCCCTCTCGGCTATCACGGACTGTTTCCACGCTTTACCGTTGTTTTCCGCTAAGAAACGTATCACCTTCTCGGCGTTTGTCGACTCGCGTAGTCCGTCTTCGGTCTCGTTCTCGAACCGTTCGATGTCTATCGACATGTACGTGATGTACTAAATTTCCTAATGTAATATATGTACTGGCTGTATATGTAGTCGTCACAGTAAAAATCTCGGATCTGAGAAGCCTACTCGGTCTCAGTCGCGTTCTTCCTCGACGCCTATCGAGTCGAAGATACGTGACTCGACCGCCTCTGCTGTGAGTTCGAGAAGAGTCTCGCGGTCCTCGCCAGTCTCTCCTATTCCCTTGAAGAGTCCGAGAGGAACCCGGGCGTTGGCTCTTCGGGTGTGTCCCGCGACCTCCCCTATTCCCCCGAAAGAGTCTTCTAGAACCCTCGCTATGTTGATACGTATGTCGTTAGACCTCGCGGCGATATGTATGTAGTCGTCGGTTATTCCGAAGACAGCCGTAGTATTCACGCCTTCGAGTGAGAGGAGATGGTCGGCGGCGGGTATTAGAGCCTCGTTGTCGTTTATGTATCCCGCGTTCGAGATGAGATATGAGCTTCTGACCTCTCTGTTGTGTATCGAGTCGGCGAGTACGTCGAAGGTCTCGGGGCTCATAGACGGAGACTCTATCTGTTCGAGAAGCTCGTTGTCGGCGAGTGCGTAGAGGTAAGCGGCGGCGGTCAGGTCGGCAGGGGCAGTGTTCCGGAAGTCGTCTGTCGCCGTCCTTATTCCGTAGAGGAGTGCCGTCGGAACCTCGTTCGGGACGTTCGCCTCTGTCTCCTGTATGTACTTCGTCATTATGGTCGATGTACTCCCCAAGTTAGGACGGACGTCCTCGAAGTCGGCGTCGACCTCGTACTCCGAAGACCTGTTGTCTATGAAGATGTCGACCTCCGTACCCTCTTCCTCTACGTTCTCGACGTGGTCATAGACAGCTACAGTCCCGTAGTCGTCGAGGCTTACGTCGTCCATCCTCGTGAGCTCTATCTCAAGGAGGTTGACGAAAGCCTGGTTCTCTCTGTGTCCGAGGTCTCCCTTGTAGAGTATCTCCGCCTCGACGTCAAAGCTCTCGGCGATGCTTTCGAGTGCGACCGCGCTCGCTATCGAGTCGGGGTCGGGACTGTCGTATACGAGTATCGCCATCTTTCCGTCGGTCGACTTTATGACATCGACGAGGTTTGAGACGCGGTACTCCATCTCGCCCGTCTCGACCGCCCGGAGAGCGCTCTGTGCTATAACTGTGGGGGGATTTATGACCGAGTCGGCACCCTTCTCTATGAGAGTCTCCTGTGAGACGGGGTCGGACGCCCTCACGACGATGTACTGTTCCCTACCTGTCTCACGGAGATTTTCGAGAGCCTCGGCGTTGGCGTCGGTGTCGTCTGTAAGTATGAGAACGACGTGTCTGTCGGAGACCTCCTCCGTTGCCTCGGGGTCACGTATGTCCATCTGTATCGCGTTGAGATCCTGATCCCTCAGCGACTCGACACGGCTCTCGTCCTTGTCAATTATAGTGATCTCTTTCCCCCTGTTGAGTAGATCCTGAGCCACCTCGTATCCCACACTTCCGCAGCCGAGTATACCGTACCCGGAGGCGGTGTCGGGGACTCTTTCGACCATGCCTCAGACAAGACGCGGAGACACTTACATCTTCAGTTTGGACACCGGCGTGAGAGTTATCGTCCTCAGTCTCCAAACTCTTCCATGGCATCTGTTAGCATCAGTATACCCGACGAGATACACGACGAAGTTCTTGAGTACGCCGAGAAACACACCGAGTCGGTCGATCAGGCTTACGTGGAACTCGTCGAGTTCGCGCTCAACAACGTCGAACACGACCCCGACGAGGACACCTACATAATGTGACTCTAACGGGACTGTTTTTAGTGCCCAAGCCGTACTCCGAGTAAATGGCGATTACCGACAGGATCTATCTCAAGGACGCAAACGCCATATCGAGTCAGATCGACAGGAGGATGCCACGTAACATCTTCAGCGGCGCGGCTCTCGACATACTCTACTCGACTGAGGCTCTCGAAAGCCTCGACCCCGGGACACGTGATCAGCTTCTCGAGTTCGTCGAGGAGTTCCTTGACTGCGGCTGTAAGGACGCGCCCTACTGTGGACATCCCGAGGAGAAGTTCATGAAGTACCTCCTCGAACTCCGTTCGGCGGGTCTCTCTCCCGACGAGATAGTCGAGACGATGGAAGCGGAGTACGGTCTCTATGCCTACACGGGTGACATACTCGACTTCCTCGACTCCGCCGTCAGAAACCTCGAAGCCTTCGAGAAGATAGCCGGAGCGGCAGGTAAGGACGGAGTGAAAAGTAGATCCGAAAGACTGAGACGCGACCTGGTTGAGTAGGAGTAGAAGTAGAAGTGGAACCAGAACCCGAACCGGAAGTGGATTTATACGGTATGAGAACCTACTTCTTGGTGTGAAGACTCGTACGGGAGCACTTGACACAGTCGTTTTCGGGGTCGACGTACAGAGCGGCGACGTGAGAGGTGACTCTCCCTCGTACGCCGTAGTGGCTTTCGACGGTGAGAACATCGACAGGGACGTAGTCTCACACAGGAAGCTTCTGCGTCTCATACAGAGAGAGGAGCCCGACATAGTCGCGACTGACAACATGTACGAGCTCGCTGAGGACAAGAGAGACCTCGTGGGGTTCCTCCGTAACCTGCCCTCCGAGACGCGTTTAGTACAGGTCACGGGGGACGAACGTCCCGAGCCCCTCTCACGAGTCGCGTCGCGCCACGGCGTGCCGTACGGAAAGAAGCCGATAAAGGAGGCGGAGGCGGCGGCACGTCTCGCTGCTGACAACGTCGGATACGTCGTCTCGGCGTTCGAGGACACGACGCGTCTCAAGGTCTCAAGGGGACGGTCGACGGGAAAGGGCGGCTGGAGCCAAGACCGTTACACGAGAAGGATACACGGCGCGGTCAGGAGACGTTCGAGGGAGATCGAGGAGAAGCTCAACGAAGACGGATTCGAGTACGACCTCGATGTCACAGAGAAGTACGGCGGATACTCGAACGCCGTCTTTACTGTCGACGCGAGAGCCGGCGAGGTACCCGTGTCGTCGGAGAGGTCGGGTGACGTGCGTGTCGAGGTCGAGGAGGTGCGTAAGGACGGAATAGAGTTCGAGCCCCTCGCCCGCAGACGTGACTACGTCATAGTCGGCATGGATCCGGGTACGACCACAGCCGTAGGAGTCGTTGGACTCGACGGTGAGATACTCAACGTCGTGAGCACACGTACCTCCGATATCGCCGAGGTCATAGAGTGGATAGTCGAGAGGGGGCGTCCCGTAGTCGTCGCCGCCGACGTCACACCGATGCCCGACACAGTCGAGAAGGTTAGGAGGAGCTTCGACGCCGCCGGATGGAAGCCCGACGAGGATCTCCGTGTCAACCATAAACAGCGCGTAACCTCGGAGTACTCCTACGACAACGACCACGAGAGGGACGCAGTCGCCGCCGCACTCTTCGCGTTCGAGGAGTACGACGAGAGGTTCGAGAGAATATCACGTAAGGTTCCTCCGGGCTTAGAGGACGGCGAGGTAATACGCCGCGTGGTCGCGTACGAGGAGTCGGTTGAGACGGCGGTAGACGTACTCACCGAGACCGAGGACGAAGACGACGAGGACGACGGACACTCGCCGCGCGAACTCACTGAGGACGAGAGACGTATAAAGGATCTCGAGAAACAGGTCGAACGTCTCAAGTCGTACGTCGACGACCTCGAAGGGACAGTCGAGGAGAAGGACGGCGAGATCGACGGGCTTCAGGAACGTCTCTCCGAGAGACGCCGAGAGGAGAAGAAGGAGATACGTAAGACCGACGAGGTCAGACGTCTCGAAAAGAAGAACCAGAGGCTTGAACACAAGCTCACGTCGGTCGAGGAGAAGTACGACGACCTCAGATCGAAGTTCGAGAGACTCAAGAAGTTCTGGAAGCTTGACCACTCGAACTTCTCCGACGTCGCAGGGGACGCCGACGGCTACACCTCGGTCAAGATAATAGACAAGTTCACGAAGTCGGCTATAGACGAGACAGACCAACGCACGGGTCTCGTCGAGGACGACGTCATACTCCTGCGTGACGCGAGCGGCGCGGGTAGAAGCACCGCCGAGAAGCTCGCATCGGTCGAGCCGCGTCTCGTCCTCAAGAACGGAGGGATCTCCGACGCAGCCGACGAGGTACTCTTCGAGAACCGGATTCCGGTCGGAGACGCCGATGACGTCAAGGTACGTGAGGTCGATGACCTCGCGATAGGCTTAGAGTCGGACGTCGAGGATGTCATAGAGGACTGGGAGGAGAGAGCCGAGGAGAGAAAGAGAAAGAGGAGTTCGGAGATGGTCGACAGCCTCATAACCGAGTACAGGGCTGAGAGAAAGAGAGAGACGAGCGACTAAGACTAACAGTAACAGACTTACAGAGCTGTTCAGTCTTCGTCTCTGAATATGAGTCTGTCGCCCTCCTCGACACCGTCTAAGCCACCCGCCTTAGTCTCTATGACCCTCTTAGCCTCGTGGGACGCGTACCCCGTCCACGCCTCCATACGTGTCTTCTTCACGACCCTGTTGTCTGAGTCGAGGAAGACGGCGTCGATACCGAAGAAGACAAAGACCATGTGGAGACGTACCTTCTTCTCGGAGTCGAACTCGAAGACTAAGGCGTAGCCGTCGGGAACCGACTCTGAACGTCGGAACATCAGACCCAGAGACTTAGACACGAAGGTATCGGCGACCTCGGCTTCTTCTGTGACTACATCGCCGTTCTGAGTCTCTATTCTCATCTTATTCTGTTCTGTTCTGTTCTATTCCTATGACGTCTCAGACTCAGACGATAGGGGTATCCCGTGTTCCTCGACTATCTCCTCCCGGAGTATGAGGTCGGCGTTCGCCCTGACGTAGTCGGGAGCGTCGTCTGCTATCAGAACCGCCTTGAGATCGGGATTGACGTGTTTGGCGACAGTGACCTGTACAGACCTCTCTCCGCCGTAGACCACGAAGACGTCGGCGTCGTCTATACCTGCCTCGATCAGGGCGTCCTCACCGACCCCCTCGGCTTCGACGACCTCGACCTCAACCTCCTCGGATTCTTCTACGTCTCTGTCTCCGTTTCCGTTTTCTTCACTCTCACCGAGGTCGAACTTTCTCAGTCTCTCCGGGACTCCGAGAACGACTACCTTCATCTATTCGTACTCTATCGTCGCGGGTGGCTTGTGTGTGACGTCGTAGACGACACGTGCGACGTTGGGATGTGCCCCCGTTATCCCCGACTGTATCCTCTGGAGACTCTCCCACGGTATGTCCATCGCCTGTGCGGTCATTCCGTCACGTGACTCTACGGCTCTCACGGCGACTATCCAGCCGTGAACCCTGTTGTCGCCCTTGACCCCCGTGCCCTTTCCTACGACTGCGGCGAGAGCCTGCCACGGGTCGAACTCCTCGACCTCCTCCTCGACGACTGCGTTAGCCTCGCGCGCGACCTCTAGCTTCTCCTCTGTGACCTCGCCTATCACACGCACTGCGAGACCGGGTCCCGGGAAAGGCATCCTCTCGCTGATCTCCTCGGTGAGACCGAGTGCACGTGCGACCTCACGTACCTCGTCCTTGTAGAGCTCTCTCACGGGCTCGACGAGTCCCTCGAAGCTTATGACTTCGGGGAGACCTCCGACGTTGTGGTGGCTCTTTATGCCGCCCTCGCTCTCTATCCTGTCGGGGTATATCGTACCCTGGACGCAGTACTCCGCCTCGACCTCTGAGGCGACCTCCTCGAAGACACGCATGAACTCCTCTCCTATTATCTCGCGTTTCTCCTCGGGATCTGTGACTCCCGAGAGGGCGTCTAAGAACCTCTCTCGCGCGTCGACTATACGCAGACTCTCCATGTAGTCGAATGTCTCACGTATCTCGTCGGTCTCGCCCTTCCTCATCAGACCCGTGTCGACGTAGATAGGTGTGAGACGGCTGCCTATTGCCTCGTAGGCGAGTGCCGCGCTCACAGCCGAGTCGACGCCTCCCGACAGGGCTATGACTGCGTGACCGTCGTCGACGTCTTCCTTTATCTCCTCTACCGCTTCGTCTATGAAACTGTCTGTGTCTACCATCTTTGTGTTTGTAATCTCCTTTATACCTCTATCCTGGCACCGTGTTTTCTTTCGAGCGCTGCCTCCACGAGCCCTACGAAGACGGGGCTCGGCTTACCCGGACGTGACTTGAACTCGGGATGGAACTGTGTGCCGACGAAGTAGGGGTGTTCGTCCTGTGGGAGTTCGAGTATCTCCATACGGCTGTTCGAACGTCCCGAGAAGACGAGACCGTTCTCCTCTAAGACGTCTATGTACTCGGGGTTGACCTCGAACCTGTGTCTGTGTCTCTCGCTCACCGACCTCGCGCTGTAGAGGCTGTGTGCGAGGCTGTCCTCGTCTATCTGAGTTTCTTTTTCGCCGAGACGCATCGTTCCTCCCATATCCTCGACGTCGTACTGTTCGGGGAGTATGTCTATCACGGGATTCGGAGTCTCCTCGTCTATCTCTGTCGAGTGTGCACCGTCTAAGCCGACGACGTTACGTGCGTACTCGACGACAGCCATCTGGAAGCCGAAACACAGTCCTAAGAAGGGAACACCGTTCTCCCGCGCGTACTTCACGGCGTTGACCTTGCCCTCTGTTCCTCTCTCGCCGAACCCTCCGGGAACTATCAGACCGTCGACTTGACGTAGCTTCCTCCTGTCTTCCTCCTCCATGTCCTCGGTGTTGACCCAGAGAACCTCCGTCTCGACGTTGTGTCTCAGACCCGCGTGTTTGAGAGCCTCGTGTACGGAGAGGTAGGCGTCCTCGAACTCGTACTTCCCCGCGAGGGCGATCTTGACAGTCTCGTCGGTCTCCTGTGTCACCGTCTCGCGCCAGTCTGTGTTCATCTCGTCGGCTTCCGACTCCAGACTGAGCTCCGACATCACGTAGTCGTCCATTCCCTCGTCCTCAAGCGTGAGGGGAACGTGGTAGATGTCATCGACATCCGGTGTGCTTACGACTGCGTCGGTCGGTACGTCACAGAAGAGACTGATCTTCTCGCGTGTCTCGTCTTCGAGCTTGTCCTCCGACCGTCCCACGACTATGTTGGGATGGAGACCCAGCTCCCTCAGCTCCTTCACGCTGTGCTGAGTCGGCTTAGTCTTCTGTTCGCCGTTGTTGGTGAGAGGAACCAGAGTTACGTGGACGAGTAGGAAGTCGTCTTCATCCTCCTCGTTGTGCATCTGTCTCACCGACTCAAGGAAAGGCATCCCTTCTATGTCTCCGACTGTTCCGCCGAGCTCTATTATACAGATGTCCTCATCGTCTCCCGCTTCACGTATACGTCTCTTTATGTCGTCAGTGATATGCGGAATTATCTGTACGGTCTTCCCGAGGTAGTCACCCGACCTCTCACGGTCTATGACGTTGCTGTAGACCTTCCCAGTCGTGACGTTGTGGTCGAAGGTCATGTCGATATCGAGGAACCTCTCGTAGTTGCCGAGATCGAGGTCGACCTCTCCGCCGTCCTTGAGGACATAGACCTCACCGTGTTCGTACGGGTTCATAGTCCCGGCGTCGACGTTGAGATATGGATCGATCTTGACCGCAGTCACGTCGAAGCCACGGTTCTTGAGAAGCCTCCCCAACGACGCCGCAGTGATGCCCTTTCCGAGTCCGGACATCACACCTCCGGTCACGAATATAAACTTAGTATCAGTATCAGACTCCTTCGGCATACTATCTGTAGGGAAAACCGGTTGAAAACTGTTGCTACTGGACTGGAATACGCGAAATGTTGACGTATACTATATGGTATTGATTGGATCAGAACTCGTCTTCCGAAATCCGTGTCACAGTCACGTCGTCGGTATCGTAGAGGTCGTACTCGGGAGGCTCCTCCTTGCCGTATACCGGCTCACGCAGTTCTCCGTCGACCACGCCTCTCACGAGGTAGTACTCCGTCGTATCCTCGGGATCTACCTCCCTCTCGTAGAGATTCCGCGCGAGAGACCGCGAGAGCCACTCGTGGGTGCTCACGCTCGGCTCCAGAACCTCGGAGAACCGCGCGTACCTCGTGAGGTACCAGTCAAGGTCGTTGAGAGACGCGAGTGCCCCTCCGAGAGAAGACGTGCGGTATACGACCGAGTTACGTATCTCTACCTCAGACTCGACGCGTTCGTACGACGACAGAGCCTCGCGTGCGGTCTGACTCGTGACTAACTCGTACTCCAGACTGACGTCCTCCTTTCCTATTATACGTACGCGTGTCATCTCAGTCCCGTCTCACGCGAACTTTCTCAGACCTCTCGACTGCGTCCAAGACGAGTTTCTCTACGTCTCTGCTCAGACCCACCTCTTTCTCACGTACATCTTCGAGGTCGGCGTGTGTCGTCGGATGGTGAGGCGCGAGCGACGCACAGCCCTCGTCTATGTCGACTGTCGGATACGTTCCTATCTCCCTCGCCTTCGCCGTAATCTCGGTCTTGTCACGTCCGAAGAGGGGTCTGTGTACGGGCATACCGACCGCCTCCGAGGTCACGCGGAGGTTTCTCGCCGTCTGGCTCGACTTCTGCCCTAGCGACTCCCCTGTGACGATACCCTCGGCGTCCTCCTTCTTAGCTATCGCCTCGGCGATCCTCAGCATGATTCTCCTGTAGATGATCATCCTGTCACGTTCGACCTCGTCGAAAAGCTGTAGGAGTATCCCGTCGGTCGGGACTCTCCAGATCTCGTCGACGTCGGGAGCGTACCTCGACAACGCTTCGACGGCGAGACGCGCCCTCTCGAAATGGTCTTCGCCTACGAGGGGGTCGAGGTCGAGGTATATAGGCACGAGGCTCGAACCCCGTCTC
This is a stretch of genomic DNA from Candidatus Afararchaeum irisae. It encodes these proteins:
- a CDS encoding DUF192 domain-containing protein, whose product is MRIETQNGDVVTEEAEVADTFVSKSLGLMFRRSESVPDGYALVFEFDSEKKVRLHMVFVFFGIDAVFLDSDNRVVKKTRMEAWTGYASHEAKRVIETKAGGLDGVEEGDRLIFRDED
- a CDS encoding MarR family transcriptional regulator; this encodes MSIDIERFENETEDGLRESTNAEKVIRFLAENNGKAWKQSVIAERADVNPNSVGSVLSRLQDKGLVRHKGEYWAITDDKDRLESASQTHNITEALNERYGTEDKEEWLKHAVEEETE
- a CDS encoding DUF460 domain-containing protein, with product MKTRTGALDTVVFGVDVQSGDVRGDSPSYAVVAFDGENIDRDVVSHRKLLRLIQREEPDIVATDNMYELAEDKRDLVGFLRNLPSETRLVQVTGDERPEPLSRVASRHGVPYGKKPIKEAEAAARLAADNVGYVVSAFEDTTRLKVSRGRSTGKGGWSQDRYTRRIHGAVRRRSREIEEKLNEDGFEYDLDVTEKYGGYSNAVFTVDARAGEVPVSSERSGDVRVEVEEVRKDGIEFEPLARRRDYVIVGMDPGTTTAVGVVGLDGEILNVVSTRTSDIAEVIEWIVERGRPVVVAADVTPMPDTVEKVRRSFDAAGWKPDEDLRVNHKQRVTSEYSYDNDHERDAVAAALFAFEEYDERFERISRKVPPGLEDGEVIRRVVAYEESVETAVDVLTETEDEDDEDDGHSPRELTEDERRIKDLEKQVERLKSYVDDLEGTVEEKDGEIDGLQERLSERRREEKKEIRKTDEVRRLEKKNQRLEHKLTSVEEKYDDLRSKFERLKKFWKLDHSNFSDVAGDADGYTSVKIIDKFTKSAIDETDQRTGLVEDDVILLRDASGAGRSTAEKLASVEPRLVLKNGGISDAADEVLFENRIPVGDADDVKVREVDDLAIGLESDVEDVIEDWEERAEERKRKRSSEMVDSLITEYRAERKRETSD
- a CDS encoding DUF5804 family protein → MTRVRIIGKEDVSLEYELVTSQTAREALSSYERVESEVEIRNSVVYRTSSLGGALASLNDLDWYLTRYARFSEVLEPSVSTHEWLSRSLARNLYEREVDPEDTTEYYLVRGVVDGELREPVYGKEEPPEYDLYDTDDVTVTRISEDEF
- a CDS encoding NAD-binding protein, with amino-acid sequence MKVVVLGVPERLRKFDLGESEENGNGDRDVEESEEVEVEVVEAEGVGEDALIEAGIDDADVFVVYGGERSVQVTVAKHVNPDLKAVLIADDAPDYVRANADLILREEIVEEHGIPLSSESETS
- the guaA gene encoding glutamine-hydrolyzing GMP synthase, giving the protein MVDTDSFIDEAVEEIKEDVDDGHAVIALSGGVDSAVSAALAYEAIGSRLTPIYVDTGLMRKGETDEIRETFDYMESLRIVDARERFLDALSGVTDPEEKREIIGEEFMRVFEEVASEVEAEYCVQGTIYPDRIESEGGIKSHHNVGGLPEVISFEGLVEPVRELYKDEVREVARALGLTEEISERMPFPGPGLAVRVIGEVTEEKLEVAREANAVVEEEVEEFDPWQALAAVVGKGTGVKGDNRVHGWIVAVRAVESRDGMTAQAMDIPWESLQRIQSGITGAHPNVARVVYDVTHKPPATIEYE
- a CDS encoding PRC-barrel domain-containing protein codes for the protein MQDDINRLMGYDVYSTNGVFVGKVDDVQIDVNERSISGLGITDVNQDLFEKEDTSGKGVILPYRWVSAVGDIILVKDVVEQTAETPE
- a CDS encoding CTP synthase, which gives rise to MPKESDTDTKFIFVTGGVMSGLGKGITAASLGRLLKNRGFDVTAVKIDPYLNVDAGTMNPYEHGEVYVLKDGGEVDLDLGNYERFLDIDMTFDHNVTTGKVYSNVIDRERSGDYLGKTVQIIPHITDDIKRRIREAGDDEDICIIELGGTVGDIEGMPFLESVRQMHNEEDEDDFLLVHVTLVPLTNNGEQKTKPTQHSVKELRELGLHPNIVVGRSEDKLEDETREKISLFCDVPTDAVVSTPDVDDIYHVPLTLEDEGMDDYVMSELSLESEADEMNTDWRETVTQETDETVKIALAGKYEFEDAYLSVHEALKHAGLRHNVETEVLWVNTEDMEEEDRRKLRQVDGLIVPGGFGERGTEGKVNAVKYARENGVPFLGLCFGFQMAVVEYARNVVGLDGAHSTEIDEETPNPVIDILPEQYDVEDMGGTMRLGEKETQIDEDSLAHSLYSARSVSERHRHRFEVNPEYIDVLEENGLVFSGRSNSRMEILELPQDEHPYFVGTQFHPEFKSRPGKPSPVFVGLVEAALERKHGARIEV
- a CDS encoding DHH family phosphoesterase, which gives rise to MVERVPDTASGYGILGCGSVGYEVAQDLLNRGKEITIIDKDESRVESLRDQDLNAIQMDIRDPEATEEVSDRHVVLILTDDTDANAEALENLRETGREQYIVVRASDPVSQETLIEKGADSVINPPTVIAQSALRAVETGEMEYRVSNLVDVIKSTDGKMAILVYDSPDPDSIASAVALESIAESFDVEAEILYKGDLGHRENQAFVNLLEIELTRMDDVSLDDYGTVAVYDHVENVEEEGTEVDIFIDNRSSEYEVDADFEDVRPNLGSTSTIMTKYIQETEANVPNEVPTALLYGIRTATDDFRNTAPADLTAAAYLYALADNELLEQIESPSMSPETFDVLADSIHNREVRSSYLISNAGYINDNEALIPAADHLLSLEGVNTTAVFGITDDYIHIAARSNDIRINIARVLEDSFGGIGEVAGHTRRANARVPLGLFKGIGETGEDRETLLELTAEAVESRIFDSIGVEEERD
- a CDS encoding DUF5814 domain-containing protein encodes the protein MAITDRIYLKDANAISSQIDRRMPRNIFSGAALDILYSTEALESLDPGTRDQLLEFVEEFLDCGCKDAPYCGHPEEKFMKYLLELRSAGLSPDEIVETMEAEYGLYAYTGDILDFLDSAVRNLEAFEKIAGAAGKDGVKSRSERLRRDLVE